A region of Vigna radiata var. radiata cultivar VC1973A chromosome 6, Vradiata_ver6, whole genome shotgun sequence DNA encodes the following proteins:
- the LOC106763725 gene encoding rust resistance kinase Lr10-like has product MCRERAFMVVVLLLLPKIHGGCPPSSCGNITNITYPFRLQADPENCGDERYELGCXNNVTVLYLNSTQYHIQAINYDNYTVRVVDPALQHHNCSSLPLRSLSRSNFSDTYTDSADLYQAGLYLYQNWESLSFEHIVFLNCNHSVRENGKYTENGECVKWDSKGYAYAVGGDLKAEDLEVGCDVKLVAPTSFRSFNNHSYAAIHRALAYGFEISWIKLACQKISCTFGDGFCYFDSSRQKLHYASMVWAYKILFGFPFLIVIFISKWRKRHASMYQNIENYLEQYNMAPIRYSYKEIKKMAGGFKDKLGEGGFGSVFKAKLCSGPCVAIKMLDKSKGNGQDFISEVATIGRIHHQNVVQLIGFCVHGSKRYIVYEFMSNGSLDKFIFSKDESVHLSYEKIYNISIEVARGIAYLHHGCEMKILHFDIKPHNILLDENFLPKISDFGLAKLYSIDNSIIPMTAARGTIGYMAPELFYNNIGGISNKADVYSFGMLLMEMASKRKNLNPYAEHSSQLYFPLWIYNHIREEEITEMEELTKDEKTIVKKMIIVALWCIQLKPNDRPSMNKVVEMLEGDIEDLEMPPKPILYPDETVTEDQTINSN; this is encoded by the exons ATGTGCAGAGAGAGAGCATTCATGGTGGTGGTGCTACTTCTACTCCCCAAAATTCATGGTGGCTGCCCTCCTTCTTCCTGTGGCAACATCACCAACATAACTTATCCCTTTCGATTACAAGCCGACCCAGAGAATTGCGGTGACGAAAGGTACGAGCTTGGTTGTNAGAATAATGTTACTGTGTTGTACCTGAACTCTACACAATACCATATTCAAGCAATCAACTACGACAACTACACCGTGAGAGTGGTTGATCCTGCACTTCAACACCACAACTGCTCCTCCCTTCCTCTCCGTTCTCTCTCTCGCTCCAATTTCTCTGATACTTACACTGACTCCGCCGATCTATACCAAGCCGGTCTATATCTTTATCAAAATTGGGAATCTCTGAGTTTCGAGCATATAGTATTTCTGAACTGTAACCATTCGGTGAGAGAGAACGGGAAGTATACGGAGAATGGTGAGTGCGTGAAGTGGGACTCAAAAGGTTATGCATATGCAGTGGGTGGAGACCTAAAAGCTGAAGACTTAGAAGTAGGGTGTGACGTGAAGCTTGTTGCTCCCACATCGTTCAGGAGTTTCAATAACCATTCATACGCTGCCATTCACAGGGCTCTCGCCTATGGATTTGAGATCTCTTGGATAAAACTCGCCTGTCAGAAGATTTCTTGTACATTCGGGGACGGCTTCTGCTATTTCGACTCTTCTAGACAGAAGCTTCA TTATGCTTCTATGGTATGGGCCTAcaaaattttgtttggatttcCATTCTTAATCGTGATTTTCATATCTAAATGGAGGAAAAGACATGCATCAATGtatcaaaatattgaaaattatctTGAACAGTATAATATGGCACCGATTAGATACTCATACAAGGAAATTAAGAAGATGGCCGGAGGTTTCAAAGACAAGTTAGGTGAAGGAGGATTTGGTTCTGTCTTTAAGGCAAAGTTATGCAGTGGACCTTGTGTGGCAATCAAAATGTTAGATAAATCTAAAGGAAATGGACAAGATTTTATTAGCGAAGTTGCAACAATTGGAAGAATACATCATCAAAATGTGGTACAATTAATTGGATTTTGTGTTCATGGCTCAAAGCGTTATATTGTGTATGAATTCATGTCCAATGGATCtcttgataaatttattttttcaaaggATGAGAGTGTACATTTaagttatgaaaaaatatataatatatcaattGAAGTGGCTCGCGGAATAGCTTATCTCCACCATGGTTGTGAGATGAAGATTTTGCATTTTGATATCAAACCCCACAACATCCTCCTTGATGAAAACTTTCTCCCCAAGATCTCTGACTTTGGATTGGCAAAGTTATATTCAATAGATAACAGTATTATTCCAATGACTGCAGCAAGAGGAACCATTGGATATATGGCTCCAgaattgttttataataatattggaGGAATATCCAATAAGGCTGATGTTTATAGTTTTGGAATGCTCTTGATGGAGATGGCAAGTAAGAGAAAGAATCTTAACCCCTATGCTGAACATTCAAGTCAACTTTACTTTCCTCTTTGGATTTATAATCACATTAGAGAAGAGGAAATTACTGAAATGGAAGAATTGACAAAGGATGAAAAGACAATAGTAAAGAAGATGATTATAGTGGCACTATGGTGTATACAGTTGAAACCAAATGATCGCCCCTCAATGAATAAAGTAGTGGAAATGCTTGAAGGAGACATTGAAGACTTAGAAATGCCTCCAAAACCTATTCTATATCCAGATGAAACAGTGACAGAGGATCAAACAATAAACTCCAACTAG